GGAAACAACTACTCGGACGGCAACTGAGACTATGACAGAAACAACCACTCCGACTGTGACAGAGACTATTACAGAAACATCCACTGTATCTGTAACAGAGACAACCACACAGACAGCAACAGAAACTATAACTGAAACGAATACACAAACTGCTACAGAGACTATAACCGAAACAATCACGGAAACTGTTACCGGGACAATGACTGAGACAAATACGCAGACCGCAACAGAGACTATGACTGAAACAACTACGGAAACTGCAACAGAGACCGGTACGGAAACTGTAACTGAGACTATAACAGAAACAGCTACACAGACGGCAACCGAAACGATAACTGAAACGGCATCACAGACAACTACTGAAACTATGACGGAAACAACTACTCGGACGGCAACTGAGACTATTACAGAAACAGCCACTCCGACTGTGACAGAGACTATTACACAAACATCCACTGCATCTGTAACAGAAACAATAACCGAGACAACCACAAAAACTGTAACCGGGACAATGACAGAGACAACTACTCAGACGGCAACAGAAACGGTAACAGAAACAGCATCACAGACAGTAACAGAGACGATGACTGAAACAAATACGCAGACAGCAACAGAAACAATAACCGAGACAACCACGGATACTGTTACCGAGACAATGACAGAGACAACTACTAAGACGGCAACCGAAACGATAACTGAAACGGTATCACAGACAACTACTGAAACTATGACGGAAACAGCCACTCCGACTGTGACACAGACTATTACGGGAACATCCACTGTGTCTGTAACCGAGACAACCACACAGACAGCAACTGAGACAATGACAGAGACAACTACTCGGACGGCAACAGAGACAGTTACGGAAACAGCAACAGAGACAATGACAGAAACTGCTACGCAGACTGTAACAGATACAATCTCACAGACAGCAACAGAAACTATAACTGAAACTACTACAGAAACCGCAACACAGACAGCAACTGAAACAATGACAGAGACAACTACTCAGACGGCAACGGAGACAGTTACGGAAACAGCAACAGAGACAATGACCGAAACTGCCACGCAGACTGTAACGGAAACTATTACCGGAACATCCACTGCGTCTGTAACAGAGACAACTACTAAGACGGCAACCGAAACGATAACTGAAACTGTATCGCAGACAACTACTGAGACTATGACAGAAACAACCACTACGACTGTGACAGAGACTGCTACTGAAACAACCACTGCGTCTGTAACAGAGACAGCCACACAGACAGCTACTGAAACTGTAACAGAGACCATTACAGAAACAGGCACAGAAACTGTAACCGAGACAGCGTCGCAGACAGTAACCGAGACAATGACTGAGACAAATACGCAGACCACAACAGAAACAATAACCCGGACAGCCACGGAAACTGCAACAGAGACCGTCACAGAGACAGGTACGGAAACTGTAACTGAGACTACAACAGAAACAGCATCACAGACAGTAACCGAGACAATGACTGAGACAACAACTCAAACAACAACTCAAACAACAACTCAAACAACAACAGAGACTATAACCGAAACAACAACACAGACTATAACCGAAACAACAACACAGACAGCAACTGATACTATTACAGAAACAGCCACACAGACAACTACTGAAACTGCAGCAGAGACAATGACTGAAACTGCAACGGAAACAAGTACTCAGACAGCTACTCCGACACTTACAGAAACAATGACTGAGACAGCTACTCAGACAGTAACAGAGACGATGACCAGGACTGCTACAGAGACGGCAACACAGACAATTTCCGAAACAATTACAGAGACACATACCGGCTTACCGACTTTAACAGATACTCAGACGGCAACACAGACAATAACCGGAACTGAAACACAGACCGTTACTGAAACAGCCACGCCGTCAGTTACCTTTACGGTTACGCAGTCATCAACGGATACTCCGGCTGATACGCTTACTGTAACGGGCACAATAACGGCTACTGTTACACAGACTGCAACACCGACAGTTTCTAATACTCCGGCAATATCATATACGGCAACGTGCAGTATTACGCCTACAGTCACCCCTGTTATAATACTTGCTTATAAAGTGAAAATTACAGTCTACGACAGCAGCGGAAGGCTTGTATCAACGCTTATTGAACAGGAAAATGACGAAGCGGTACATCAAAGCTATCTCTCACAGGATCCCTTTGTAAATAAAGGCACTTCACTGCTTGAATTCCGTGAAAGCAAAGGAAGGCTGATAGGAATTTGGGATGGAAAAGATAAAGACGGTATTTCGGCGTCAACAGGTAATTATATTGCAAGAATCATTTCTGTTGATAACAGCGGAAATGAGTATGTACTGACAAAAACATTCTCGGTCATTCTTGAAAATGGGCCGGGAATTCTGGCTCTGTATATATATTATGATAAGAATAATATCAGGTTTACCGGAACAGTTATGGATGCTGAATGGATAAAGGTAAAAATATACAATATTAAAGGGGAAATAATACGTAATTACAGCCCGGATTCACTGAGTTTTGAATGGGATATGAAGACAATATCCGGAGCCAGGGTGTCTGCGGGGATATATCTTGCGGTAATAACATATAAAGATGCAAATACCGGAAGGGTAATAAGGAATGTTAATAAGGTATACGTGTACAGATAAATTTTTGACAGTTTTAACCGCAATAGACCTTGACTTTGTACCGCATGTAATATAAAATTTTACTATCAAATAATCATTCAGAGGTGAAAAATGAAAAGTATTTCAGCGGTCTTAAACAAAGAAATAGCTGTATCCGGTACAACAAAAAGTATTTTAATGATATTGTTCTTTTCTTTTGTAATGTTCGCGTCTTCGTTAATAAGAATACACACGCCTTTCTCACCGGTGCCTTTTACACTTCAGACATTTGCGCTTTTTATGGCGGTATATTACCTTAATCTTAAAGAACTTGGAATTTCTCAGGCAATATACATTCTTGCCGGAATCATCGGTGCGCCTGTGTTTGCCGCCGGATTGACAGGAGCCATGGCTCTTGTAGGGCCGACAGCCGGTTATTTAGCCGGATTTATCGCGGCAGGAATTGTCATGAGCCTTATGAAACCTTCAATGGAAAAGTACGGTTTTGCAGGAATGGCAGCTGTGTTTTCAGCGGGTATGGCAATAATATACTTAATGGGAGCAGCGCATCTTGCATTTGTATATGGAATGGGAATAAAAGGCGCGCTTGCCGCGGGAATCCTTCCTTTTATAGCAGCTGATGCAGTTAAGATTATTGCTGCCGCGTCTTTAAGGAAGACAGCACGGAAATAACCTTAATAAATCGGCAGGACCGGGGTAAATAGATGCGCCCATCCAACCATCTGCATTTAAGCCATGAATTAAAGCAGCAGCTTAAGCTGACGCCTGAAATGCGGCTAAGGCTGGAAGTCCTTCAGGGTTCATACATGGAATTAAGGGAAATCCTTAATAAAGAGCTGCAGGAAAATCCCATACTTGACGATGTCATTTTTAAAGAGGACATAAATCCGGAAACAACCGCCATAGAAAAAAACAAGACAGAAGATGTTAAAATCGGCGAAAAATCCAACATGGAAGAGATAGACTATAATAATTATGATAATACATTTGGGGAACAGGAAAATACCGGCTGGAAAGAAAAAAACGCTGAAGTAAATGATTTAAAAAGTATTGATAATTCTACCGGTGAAATTGAAGATTCGGGGTGGCGGGAGCGGCCTGAAACTGAATACAATCCTGATGCCGGTAAAGTAAATGACTACAGGTATGACAGCCTTACTGACGACCGGGACAAAGACCTTAATTCTGTGCTTATCCGCCAGTTAAACACGATGGATCTTGAAGAAGATATTTATCAGGCAGTCTTTAATGTGATATCCATGATAGATGACAGAGGTTTTCTTGAAATTGAAGACAGCCGCATTGCCGGCGAGACCGGCTTAAGCCCGGAAATAATAGCCTGCGCGATTCAGATAATTCAGAAGTTTGAACCGACAGGCGTAGGGGCAAGAAATGTAAAAGAAAGCCTTCTGATGCAGCTTAAAGAAAAGAAAATGAAAGATTCACTTGCATACAAGATAATTGAAGAAAACTTTGAACTGTTATCAAGGCAGCAGTTTGAAAAACTGGCGTCAATCTACAAAACAAGCGAGGAAAACATAAAAAAAGCGGAAGAGGAAATAAAGCTTCTTTCACCTTATCCGGGGCATCAGTTTTCCGGTGATGTAAAAAACTATATAATACCGGATATAATAGTGGACGAGGATGAAGAAGGGAAATACCACGTGCACATTTTTGGCGAATTTCCGCAGCTGGTGGTAAATAAAGAACAGCTTGAACTGTATAAAAGTAACAAGGAAACAAAGCCCTTTGCCAAAAAGTACGAGGAAAACCTTAAAACGCTTAAGAATTCGTGGGATGAAAGAAACAAAACCATAAAGACTGTGGTGGAAAAAATTCTGCAGATACAGGATTATTATATGAAGAATGAAGAAACGGGATTAAAACCGCTGACTTTAAAAGAAGTGGCGGATGAAATAGGCGTGCATGAATCCACCATAAGCAGGATTGTTTCAAGGAAATATATCCAGCTGCCGGGCGGTATTAAGCCTTTGAAAGACTTTTTCTCCAGCAAATTAAAAGGCGCAGACGGCGATGTTTCATCTGACAGTGTTAAGGGCAAAATAAGGGCAATGATAGACGCGGAAGATGTTTCTTCACCGCTGACTGACACGCAGATAGAAGAAAAACTTAAAGAGAGCGGGATAAATATAGCAAGAAGGACAGTTTCCAAGTACAGGGAACAGCTGGAAATACTGCCGGCCTCTTCCAGAAAAAGGCAATAGACTGAATTTTGTGCCGTAATGCGGTATATTCGGTTCAAAACACTGCGTTTGTGTTTTTAACGGCAGGTAAATTTTTATGGTTTATATTTTACTGAATTGACATTAAGTGGTTAATATGATATTTTAAAGTTATTATTATATAAGGAGGACATACCGTGGAGATAAACATTACGGGAAGGCATCTTGATCTGACCAAAGGCATTACAGATTACGCAAAGAAAAGATTCAAAAAAGTGGAAGAATATTTTGATTTTAAGGATAACGGCAAGCTTCATATCGTGATTTCTGT
The Candidatus Goldiibacteriota bacterium HGW-Goldbacteria-1 DNA segment above includes these coding regions:
- a CDS encoding biotin transporter BioY, giving the protein MKSISAVLNKEIAVSGTTKSILMILFFSFVMFASSLIRIHTPFSPVPFTLQTFALFMAVYYLNLKELGISQAIYILAGIIGAPVFAAGLTGAMALVGPTAGYLAGFIAAGIVMSLMKPSMEKYGFAGMAAVFSAGMAIIYLMGAAHLAFVYGMGIKGALAAGILPFIAADAVKIIAAASLRKTARK
- the rpoN gene encoding RNA polymerase sigma-54 factor is translated as MRPSNHLHLSHELKQQLKLTPEMRLRLEVLQGSYMELREILNKELQENPILDDVIFKEDINPETTAIEKNKTEDVKIGEKSNMEEIDYNNYDNTFGEQENTGWKEKNAEVNDLKSIDNSTGEIEDSGWRERPETEYNPDAGKVNDYRYDSLTDDRDKDLNSVLIRQLNTMDLEEDIYQAVFNVISMIDDRGFLEIEDSRIAGETGLSPEIIACAIQIIQKFEPTGVGARNVKESLLMQLKEKKMKDSLAYKIIEENFELLSRQQFEKLASIYKTSEENIKKAEEEIKLLSPYPGHQFSGDVKNYIIPDIIVDEDEEGKYHVHIFGEFPQLVVNKEQLELYKSNKETKPFAKKYEENLKTLKNSWDERNKTIKTVVEKILQIQDYYMKNEETGLKPLTLKEVADEIGVHESTISRIVSRKYIQLPGGIKPLKDFFSSKLKGADGDVSSDSVKGKIRAMIDAEDVSSPLTDTQIEEKLKESGINIARRTVSKYREQLEILPASSRKRQ